The stretch of DNA TCTCTCAAAACTGTAGAAAGGttcaagggagagagagagagagagataatgaAGCTGAGTCTCATCGGTACTTGACTCGAGTCTTTCACGGGAAGGGTGCATTTCAATTCTCTTCATTCCAATAACCATTTGGTGACCCGTCCGTGCGTTTTCTCTTTGACTTGCTCTTCCACACACCTTCCTTCTCGTCTGCAAATGATAAGAATGTCTGGAGGCGCCCAGAACGTGTGCTGGTACCACCGGCGGTTTGAGGATCAGTTTCTTCAGGGATATGACGGGTGAACTGGCGCATCATCAAGCAGAAGTTAAGTAGCAGAGCAAGAAAACAGGATATCCCACAGATGAGAAATAGCCCCAAGAAgctttgtaaatgaaactgatCTGATACAAGCCCTGTTGCCTGTGAAGCACAAGCCTTTCTCAATAGCCACTTGTCATGGATCTTCTGAAGATCACCATTCTCAGATAGAGCCAGTATGGCGGTAGACATGTCGACTACTATAGGGGAGCCTCTTGGAAACGCCTTCTCCCCCATCACCCCCCACCAAAAAAATaagcaacaacaacaaagaaAGAGTTGCTGAGAACATTTCCTTGAGCATGGATCAGTTAACTATATCTTGGGAAGATTGAGTCCAATGCCAATAAACGTGAGTTTTTTAATGCTCTATTTCTAATGTTTTCTACAGAAACAACAGTCACGGGAGGATATGGTCCACCTTTCTCGCTAGATACAATTATAAGTTATGCAAGCACTGCGCACTCCTTTTAAGAAAGAGTGaagtccaccattaaaaaattaatttttttacgtgagtttcatatttactcacttttttcaaaagaatgcaCGGTACTTGCTCtataactgcaaatattatttctcataatagaATACATCTTATACCCAAAATGATCATTCACTAGCTTCTCTTGAAGAGAAGAATGACACCATTTTTCTACACCAGCTCCAAGTGTAATTGCTTGTAAGATTACGGTCCATACTCCTTAACCTTACTGTTCACTAAACACACTGcgttattttaactttaattcaCCCATTTGCAAAACATCAGCCTGCAAGCACTTATGTCCCTGCTGAAATATTCCCACGGTTTTTCAAGGAcatgtaaatttgaaaaaaacgAACAAGTTTGATTAGCAGGTGGGGAAATGAAAACATTAACTGCAGGTTGATATACTCACAAATCCCCAGCCGCTTTTGGTGAACTCTTGGCCTCTAATTGAGAACCTGCAATGGTCTGACAGGAAGAGTTCTATATATGGCCGTTCATCAACCACAGCAGCAACAATTCGTCGCTCGAGTGCATCAGCATATTCTTCTGGTGAGCCAAGAGCAATTAGTCTAGATCTTGGGATGTTGAGTTCATCGGACAAATAATTTTCTACAAAAGATCCTTCCTGGAATCCTATAGGCTCATTGCTGGTCACCAAGGTATCAATTCCCATGATGGGGGAAGAAAGCTGTTGCACTGTGAGGATTGATGTCAGGCTTGCTGTATAGCTTGAGTTGACTATCAGAACTACAAAAAACCAGATGATAAGCACAAACCGACCTAGTGTACTCACTGTATTTTCTCCTGCAATGTCAAGAAATCAGAGTTGACATTATTGGCTAAGCTACTAACAAGATCCaggaaaagataaataatagaCTGTCAAAATGGAGAGACTTACTAGGTGAAAAAAACATAGTAGAGAAGCTAAACCTGCaaagacaagaaaataaagGCAGAGAGGAGTTACAGAAAGAATCAATGGGAAGTTGCAAGTCGGACAGAAATGATGCAAAAATAAGTGACATGATTGCTAACTGGATGAATCATGACATCTGATCTTAAAAGGGCTCAATCTTTAGGAACATTTAGTTGTGTTGAATCACATTAGGTTTCAATGGTTTAGTTCCCTGATACAACTATCCATCATCTGATATATTATGATTATTCCATAAAGtggaaaatttgtgcataagagagagatggagagggagagaaaaatgcTCGCCTAAGAAAACTGTCTCCCATATAACTTCCAGAAACCCTCCGAGGAATGAAGGCCTCTGGTTGGGACATGATAAGCATGCAAGAAAACAAAGATGATAGGCTGTACTGGAACTAGGAGGGAAAGGGCCGTGGATGATATAATTCTGCAGGAATAAGAGGGTTGCTGAATTTTGTGTATCCTATCACTTCTAAGATCGGCTGGTTTCATTCATGTAAGCAAGTCAAGCTTCATTTATTTGTTGTATACATTCAACAGAAGTCAAATGCTGGTTTTTCCTTCAAATAAGAAAGCCACACGACACAAAAAACCTGAGTCATATGTCCACTGTACTAAGCACTCACCACAAAATTGTGATAAGCTGTTTTTTAGGAGGCCCTCGGAATTCATCGTTTATTCTATGTTCAAGAATCCAAACAACAGTTccaacaagaaggaaaaaagctGCTGTGACAGCCCACATGAAAGGAGTAAACGGTCGTAAGAATGCCCAAGCTCTTGACTTTAACTTCTTGACTGGGACCACCACAACTAGTCCCGACTCTATATATGGCTGAGTAAAATCTACAATCTTTGTTCTGTTTGTGACAATTGTAATATCTCCTACAGCAGCATCAAAAACCTACAAATGAAGTTTCAGGATCAGATGGATTAACAAACTCAACATTTAGtccataagaaaaataaattcagtTTACATTTCCACTAAGTTATACTCACATTGGCTGTGACCATATTTACAAGCTCATTATAGCTGGGATTCTTATGCCCATCTCCGAATGGAATGAACTTATGTGGAACTTCATAAGGAAGCAGGTTTATGGCAGCAAGGAATATGTCTATGCAATATCCTTGAACTTTATCAGTACCATTTACTCCCGATCGCGACACAAAGTCCCGGTAACTAACTCGGTTTGGAATTCCAATTCTCAATTGCCTTCCATTATTTGGAATAACCCACCCACGAGGCTTCTTTGTTGCTCCTCCAGGCCATACCACACTGCTTAACTGCTGGCTTGAACTTGAACGGTTGGGTGGTCTTGCATAAAGCGTCTCCGGGGTCACAACAGATAACCCCGAATAATTAGACCAGTATCCAATAGTTCTATAACCAGTTTTAATCACGTTAAGGATATCATATGAAGGACGAAAAGGAGATCTATCAGGATTAAATTGGATAGTTCCTGTCACCCCTGTCACATTGAGCTGCAATATGTTGTTAAGCAATTGCTTGCCCCCATCAAAAATGCTCAATGCACTAAGATTCAAAGCCCCTCTCCCAAAATGACTTAAACGTGCACTGTTAGAGAATGACATGTTACCCCCTTGATCAAGAAACAACTTCATTGCACGAGTAAGCATCCAAACAGTATCATAGGCATATAGACCATAAGGATTCAACCCGATAGAACCATTACTCAGCTTGTGCCACCGTGACATAAAAGCCCTTTTCCTTTCTGAATCAGGGGTGTGTGGACGAAGTGTCAGGGCTCCTTGGATAGAGTCTGCAGTTTTGGAAGAAAGTGGTAAAGTTGAGTCCAAAACAGTGGATAACCAAGTAGTAGCTATCCAAACATACCCAGTGTCCATCATTCCAAGATTCCGGGCCTCATCAACAACCAAGAGACCCGTTTTGGAGAAGGTATGTAGAATAATTACTCGAGCTTCCATCATTTGTAGCTTCACTAGTTGATCCTTAACCTCACTTCGTGTTGCTGTGGGGTCAGGGGGAAGTGCAGCTTTGTAAGAAATTTTGCAGCGTCTTTCTGCAAGTTTATCACCTAAAGCAATAACCCCATTTCGGCTCTGATCATCATCACTATAAACTGCAATAACCTCTCCCCAACCAAAATAACTGATCATATCTGCAATCGCATTCATCTGGAATTGATCATTGGGTGCTGTTTGAACAAAGTAAGGGTATTGCAGAGGCGATAGGGTAGGGTCCAATGCTGTGAATGACAACAACGGGACATGGAGTTCATTTGCAATATGTGAGAGTACATGAGCCATTACAGCATTTTGTGGACCGATTATAGCTACAGTATCAGTCTCCATGTACTTTAATGCTGCGATCAATGAAGAAAATTGAATCATGAATGTCATCATCCCACCAAGGataaaactcatcatgaaaaagaaactaaactAATGTAAGCTAAAATAAGAACAggcaataaatatttatgagaagaaaaaacagagagaaaagtTTACCTCCAATGATGCTAAGAAATCCGCTGAAGTTGGAATCATGCATGATTATAGACAATTTACTTCCACCTAGATTGGTCGGATCAGAATTTACATCCTCCTCGGCAGCCTTCATGGCAATCCTTGCTACCTTCCCATTGATAGTGCTAAATGTGAAAATAGCTCCAACTTTCACGACATTAGGTCTCAAAGCCCCTGCTGTGAATGCTCCAATACAAAGAACGAAAACTGACACACGCCAAACCAGATTCATGGTGATACTAAATGATGAACCCACCACTGAAACAGAACACacaccaaatgaaaaaaaaatgagccaaaggaagtactaaaaaaaaaaatacaaaacaaacatGCTGAATGTCTCACACCTGGGCAATAAGAGTTCTGCTCCTTACGAGCCAATACATAAACACACTACTTATTGcgcatttaaaaaataataataatcaaaacaCATACTTTTTTTTCCTAGCTGATGTGTTGGGCTTTCAAATCAGTGGTGTGTTTAGTATGTCAAAACGGgcttgtaaatatattttttcagatCAAAAATAGCAACTTGAACTAGAACAGTAGGATCTTTAATCAAAAGAATATTAGAGAACGACACCTTACGGTCCCTATCCAAGGCAAGTGGAACTTTAACATACTCAAACCGCAGAGAATTTGAGAAGTATCAAGAAATCCAATTTGTCAAGGAAGTCCCGAAAAAGTAGAAGACTTACCCATTCCAATGTCTGACATACGCGAACAAAGGCAATTAAATAATCGATTATGATTTGTTATActttaaatccaaaagcaacAGGCAGAGAACAAAGAACAAACACAATTCTGTCTTAATAAAGCAGCAACTTCAATATAAGAAATACGCATCATGTGCTTAGCgtaaggaaaaaagaaaaagaaaaataccagGTGATagcaaaacttcacaaggaagacGTTCTCACCTCAAACTTCAAGAGAGATCAGAAAGGAATAGGAGGCAGAGCTGTGAGGCAAACCACCATCAATACCAATtccaaaaagaaggaaagatagACCACGACTTTCGGTCTCATTGAGCTTTCGGCTCTCATATTCAACTGGGTTAGTGCtagaaaaattggatttaaaGAAAACTCTACGCGCGAGCACACACAACAGACCCTAAAGAGAACACTCACAAGGGAAAAACTTGAGCGTCCCAAGAATGTTGGGAGGGAACAGTCAACTTAGCTCATGACATCACTTTAAAAATGACAACAGAAACTCCACATGTTGTGCGTATGATATTGATAGGAGCCCCGGTGCCAGTGAGGACTACGAATCAGCAGGAGCATGCTTGTATGATGTGGGAATAATTTGGAGAACAAGGGCAGTGGTAGAACCCCTCGATAATGATGGTGAATGAATGCACAAATAACCATGAATGAAGGTCCGCATCGCGCAAATCCCACGTTTCTGTTGAAATAATATCTGATACTACTTATAATATCTGATACTATTCAAATCACATagcatatattttaaaaagattagttaattatataattagagtccaattaaatcttacaaagaataaaaacttctctttttttaaataatgtagaATCTTATATACCACCTATctttattcatattatatataggataACAATGTTTTCGTTGTGGGATCTCTTCATTGTGGCTGTAATGCTCAAATTTATCGTTCGGATGATCATGATGGCATTGAATTTGATGGTGGTGATGAAAGAGGTAGGTAATGGTATTGATCATGGACCGTATTGTTTGGTGGATATTGCTCCCTTGTATTGCTTGAGAATGACCTCTTGCCCACAGTGGACAAAAATAGACTGGAAACTTTGGTGGCGCTCGTGCTTCTCCTGCTTTGGAGTTTCCATTCTCTCATGATCTCaaccctttttttgttttttccccctttactctgaagttgaaaaaaaaaagcttttgtgCTTGTCTTGTCCATATGAATTTTAAGGGCTCGAGCATGCATAGTTTTTTCCCTGGAGTCCAAATATTATACAGCTTGTAACTTACATCTTTTGTAAAGGAGGGAGGTAGTTCtcatttgataattaatatatgagaATTCCTTAGGACCTTTCGGGCTAGTTATAGTCAAATAACAGCATGCCAATCACATACCAACACTTAAGACTTCCATCACATTTATGTTGGATCAGCACTACATCAGAAACGGGCTCACTCTTTGCCATTTTAGGCTTCATAAAGCAGAATCCTCGCACCCCTGCAATCTCGTCTTCCCGATTTCTCCAAGCTAATTTCTGCCCCACGAATCGCACCCAAACAATATTGTCGATTTTGCTAGGTTGTGCTATT from Juglans microcarpa x Juglans regia isolate MS1-56 chromosome 3S, Jm3101_v1.0, whole genome shotgun sequence encodes:
- the LOC121257481 gene encoding glutamate receptor 3.2-like isoform X2 — encoded protein: MNLVWRVSVFVLCIGAFTAGALRPNVVKVGAIFTFSTINGKVARIAMKAAEEDVNSDPTNLGGSKLSIIMHDSNFSGFLSIIGALKYMETDTVAIIGPQNAVMAHVLSHIANELHVPLLSFTALDPTLSPLQYPYFVQTAPNDQFQMNAIADMISYFGWGEVIAVYSDDDQSRNGVIALGDKLAERRCKISYKAALPPDPTATRSEVKDQLVKLQMMEARVIILHTFSKTGLLVVDEARNLGMMDTGYVWIATTWLSTVLDSTLPLSSKTADSIQGALTLRPHTPDSERKRAFMSRWHKLSNGSIGLNPYGLYAYDTVWMLTRAMKLFLDQGGNMSFSNSARLSHFGRGALNLSALSIFDGGKQLLNNILQLNVTGVTGTIQFNPDRSPFRPSYDILNVIKTGYRTIGYWSNYSGLSVVTPETLYARPPNRSSSSQQLSSVVWPGGATKKPRGWVIPNNGRQLRIGIPNRVSYRDFVSRSGVNGTDKVQGYCIDIFLAAINLLPYEVPHKFIPFGDGHKNPSYNELVNMVTANVFDAAVGDITIVTNRTKIVDFTQPYIESGLVVVVPVKKLKSRAWAFLRPFTPFMWAVTAAFFLLVGTVVWILEHRINDEFRGPPKKQLITILWFSFSTMFFSPRENTVSTLVQQLSSPIMGIDTLVTSNEPIGFQEGSFVENYLSDELNIPRSRLIALGSPEEYADALERRIVAAVVDERPYIELFLSDHCRFSIRGQEFTKSGWGFAFPRGSPIVVDMSTAILALSENGDLQKIHDKWLLRKACASQATGLVSDQFHLQSFLGLFLICGISCFLALLLNFCLMMRQFTRHIPEETDPQTAGGTSTRSGRLQTFLSFADEKEGVWKSKSKRKRTDGSPNGYWNEEN
- the LOC121257481 gene encoding glutamate receptor 3.2-like isoform X1, translated to MNLVWRVSVFVLCIGAFTAGALRPNVVKVGAIFTFSTINGKVARIAMKAAEEDVNSDPTNLGGSKLSIIMHDSNFSGFLSIIGALKYMETDTVAIIGPQNAVMAHVLSHIANELHVPLLSFTALDPTLSPLQYPYFVQTAPNDQFQMNAIADMISYFGWGEVIAVYSDDDQSRNGVIALGDKLAERRCKISYKAALPPDPTATRSEVKDQLVKLQMMEARVIILHTFSKTGLLVVDEARNLGMMDTGYVWIATTWLSTVLDSTLPLSSKTADSIQGALTLRPHTPDSERKRAFMSRWHKLSNGSIGLNPYGLYAYDTVWMLTRAMKLFLDQGGNMSFSNSARLSHFGRGALNLSALSIFDGGKQLLNNILQLNVTGVTGTIQFNPDRSPFRPSYDILNVIKTGYRTIGYWSNYSGLSVVTPETLYARPPNRSSSSQQLSSVVWPGGATKKPRGWVIPNNGRQLRIGIPNRVSYRDFVSRSGVNGTDKVQGYCIDIFLAAINLLPYEVPHKFIPFGDGHKNPSYNELVNMVTANVFDAAVGDITIVTNRTKIVDFTQPYIESGLVVVVPVKKLKSRAWAFLRPFTPFMWAVTAAFFLLVGTVVWILEHRINDEFRGPPKKQLITILWFSFSTMFFSPRENTVSTLGRFVLIIWFFVVLIVNSSYTASLTSILTVQQLSSPIMGIDTLVTSNEPIGFQEGSFVENYLSDELNIPRSRLIALGSPEEYADALERRIVAAVVDERPYIELFLSDHCRFSIRGQEFTKSGWGFAFPRGSPIVVDMSTAILALSENGDLQKIHDKWLLRKACASQATGLVSDQFHLQSFLGLFLICGISCFLALLLNFCLMMRQFTRHIPEETDPQTAGGTSTRSGRLQTFLSFADEKEGVWKSKSKRKRTDGSPNGYWNEEN
- the LOC121257481 gene encoding glutamate receptor 3.2-like isoform X3; translation: MKAAEEDVNSDPTNLGGSKLSIIMHDSNFSGFLSIIGALKYMETDTVAIIGPQNAVMAHVLSHIANELHVPLLSFTALDPTLSPLQYPYFVQTAPNDQFQMNAIADMISYFGWGEVIAVYSDDDQSRNGVIALGDKLAERRCKISYKAALPPDPTATRSEVKDQLVKLQMMEARVIILHTFSKTGLLVVDEARNLGMMDTGYVWIATTWLSTVLDSTLPLSSKTADSIQGALTLRPHTPDSERKRAFMSRWHKLSNGSIGLNPYGLYAYDTVWMLTRAMKLFLDQGGNMSFSNSARLSHFGRGALNLSALSIFDGGKQLLNNILQLNVTGVTGTIQFNPDRSPFRPSYDILNVIKTGYRTIGYWSNYSGLSVVTPETLYARPPNRSSSSQQLSSVVWPGGATKKPRGWVIPNNGRQLRIGIPNRVSYRDFVSRSGVNGTDKVQGYCIDIFLAAINLLPYEVPHKFIPFGDGHKNPSYNELVNMVTANVFDAAVGDITIVTNRTKIVDFTQPYIESGLVVVVPVKKLKSRAWAFLRPFTPFMWAVTAAFFLLVGTVVWILEHRINDEFRGPPKKQLITILWFSFSTMFFSPRENTVSTLGRFVLIIWFFVVLIVNSSYTASLTSILTVQQLSSPIMGIDTLVTSNEPIGFQEGSFVENYLSDELNIPRSRLIALGSPEEYADALERRIVAAVVDERPYIELFLSDHCRFSIRGQEFTKSGWGFAFPRGSPIVVDMSTAILALSENGDLQKIHDKWLLRKACASQATGLVSDQFHLQSFLGLFLICGISCFLALLLNFCLMMRQFTRHIPEETDPQTAGGTSTRSGRLQTFLSFADEKEGVWKSKSKRKRTDGSPNGYWNEEN